The Desulfococcus multivorans DNA window TCTCACCCGGCCGACCCGCTGATGCCTTTGATAAATGTCTGCACGGCGTCCATGTAATCGGCATAACCGACATAGAGCAGGTCGTTGTGATCGGCTCCCGGTATCATCAGCAGGCGCTTTCGCGCCGCGCCGCAGGCTTCGTAAAGGGCCCGGCCGTCGCCCGAGGGGATGATATGGTCCCTCTCCGCATGGATGATCAGGCAGTCCCGGGTCACCGAGCGGATCTTGTCGATGTTCCGGAAGCCCTTTTTTTCCTCGAATCCAACAGCGGCGACATCGACCCCCAGAAGCGCCAGCAGCGGACCGGCCCAGGCGAACCCGCTCTCGATGATGACCCCGTGGATCCCGTCTTCATAACAGGCGGCCAGCTCCAGAGCCGACGCACTGCCCAGGGATCGCCCCATGACCGCCAGGGGTCCCGTGCAGCCGTTGTCGGAGAGCCATTTCAGGGTGAAGCCCAGGATGATGTGACAGTCCCGCATCATGGCCGTCACGGTGGGGCTTCCGGTGGAGCGGCCATACCCCCGATAATCCACCGGCAGGAAATTGATCCCCATCCGGTTGTAGACCGGACCCAGGTCGTCGTAGTCGGAGACGATTTCACCGTTGCCGTGGAAAAAAAGGATATTGGGCGCCGTCTTGCCCGCGATGTGAAAACGCCCGCCGATCTCGACCCCTTCTTCGACGGGAATGCTCACCGTGATCTCCGGCGCGTCGTCCCCGCCGCCCAAAGGCCCTTCAGCACGCGGATGGAACAGCACCGCCGTGATCTCCGGGCGATCCAGGGGTCCGTAGTCGATTGTCGTCATGTCTGTCATGCCTGGAAACTCCTCCTCGCCGTGCCGGTTCAGGTTCGGGTCAGCCGGCGGTACCGGATGCGGTGGGGAACGTCGGCATCCGCGCCCAGCCGCGCCTTGCGGTCTTTTTCATAATCGGAATAATTGCCTTCGAACCAGATGACCTGACTCTCGCCCTCGAAAGCCAGAATGTGAGTGGCGATCCGGTCCAGAAACCATCGGTCATGGCTGATCACCACGGCGCACCCCGCGAAGTTTTCCAGGGCCTCCTCCAGGGCCCGCATGGTGTTGACGTCCAGGTCGTTGGTGGGTTCGTCCAGCAGCAGCACGTTGGCCCCCTGTTTGAGGATCCTGGCCAGGTGAACCCGGTTCCGCTCACCGCCCGACAACATACCGACCTTTTTCTGCTGATCCGAGCCTGAAAAATTGAACCGTGCCACATAGGCACGGGAATTCACCTCCCGATTGCCCAGGGTGATGGTATCCTTGCCGTCGGAGATGGTCTCCCAGATATTCTTTTCAGGCGAGAGCACGTCCCGGCTCTGATCCACATAGGCCAGAGACACGGTGTCCCCGACCTTGAAGGTACCTGCGTCGGGCTTCTCCCGGCCGGTGATCATCCGGAACAGGGTCGTCTTTCCGGCGCCGTTGGGACCGATGACGCCGACAATGGCCCCCGGCGGGACGGCAAAGGAGAGATCCTCCATCAGGAGCAGATCACCGTAGGCCTTGGTGACGGACTCCGCCGAAATGACCTCGTTCCCGAGCCGGGGCCCCGGCGGAATGTAGATTTCCTGATCCTCGTTTCGTTTTTCCGTCTCCTGCTTCAGCAGCGATTCATAGGCGGTGATGCGGGCCTTGGACTTGGACCGCCGCCCCTTGGGCGACATGCGGATCCACTCCATCTCCCGCTCGAGGGTTTTCCGGCGCTGACTCTCCTGTTTTTCCTCCTTGGCGAGCCGCTTGTGCTTCTGCTCCAGCCAGGAGGAATAGTTTCCCTTCCAGGGAATGCCGTAGCCGCGATCCAACTCGAGGATCCACCCCGCCACGTTGTCCAGGAAATACCGGTCATGGGTCACGGCAATGACGGTCCCGGCGTAATTCTGGAGATGGTGCTCGAGCCAGGCCACCGACTCGGCGTCGAGATGGTTGGTGGGCTCATCCAGCAGCAGGATATCCGGCTTCTGGAGCAACAGCCGGCAGAGGGCGGTTCGGCGCCGCTCGCCGCCGGACAGCACACTCACGGGGGTGTCGCCCGGCGGGCAGCGGAGGGCGTCCATGGCCATCTCCAGCCGGGCATCGAGGTCCCACGCATCCAACGCGTCGAGCTTGTCCTGGACCTCGCCCTGCCGTTTCAGGAGACGGTCCATCTCATCGTCGCTCATGGGTTCGGCAAACTGCTCGTTGATGCGATTGAATTCGTTCATGAGGTCCACGGTCTCCCGGACCCCCTCCTCCACCACCGCGCGGACGGTTTTGTCGACATCCACCAGCGGCTCCTGCTCAAGGAACCCGACGGTGTACCCTTCGGATAGAATCGTCTCTCCATTATAGTCGGTGTCCACCCCCGCCATGATCCTGAGCAGCGTCGACTTGCCGGCGCCGTTGAGGCCCAGCACCCCGATTTTCGCGCCGTAAAAATACGAGAGCGATATATCCTTGATGATCGGCTTCTTGTTGTGGAACTTGCTGACGCCGATCATCGAATAGATGACCTTGTTTCCCGGTTCACTCATCGCAAACTCCCTTTTGATCCGCCTCGAATTTCAAGAACAGATGCCCCTCTCGGCCGTCGATTTCCGGCCTGTTGTCGTTCCAGTCGATAATCCGGCACCCGTCCGTCTCCTCGGAGGGATATGAGCAGCCGATGTACGGCATCAACGGGTCTCCGGCCACGGATTTGTAGTTGGTCAACAGCGCTTTACCTTTTGAGATGCCGTCCAGTTCAAGTAATCGAGACAGGAATATCCGGCACTCGCCCTCAAAGAGGTCGGTGGTGTCCCGAAATTGGCGGATGCGATCCCGAAACAGGTGGAGTGCGGCGTCCTTGCTCGCGGCATCGACGAGAAGGTTGAACTCGCCATGCCTTCTGTCTTCCTCGGATTCTTCCTGCTGGTTGGTTGTATGAAGAAAGCTTCCGATATAAATCATGATCCTTCCTTTCCATAGTGAAGCACAGCGCAATCCGTCAAATAGGCTCTTCAGGCTAAACCTATATATATAGCCATCGATGGATGATGCGTCAATTTTTTCCGGAATAATACCACAACCGTCTTTGTTCAATCGATCCCTTATCCCCGGGGATGATATTTCTCGTGGATCTCCTGCAGCCGCTTCCGGGCCACATGGGTGTAGATCTGGGTGGAAGAGATATCGGCATGACCGAGCATCATCTGGATCGATCTCAGATCCGCACCGTTCTCGAGAAGATGGCTGGCAAAGGCGTGCCGAAAACTGTGGGGGGTGATGCGTTTTCGGATGCCGGACCGGTCGGCATATTGTTTCAGGATCTTCCAGAACCCCTGCCGCGTCATCGGCTTTCCGGCCCTGGCAACGAACAGAACGGGGCTGTCGCATCCCTTGAGAAGCAGGGGTCTTGCGGTTTCGAGGTAGAAGATCAGTTTTTCCCTGGCGTGAAGCCCGATGGGGACGAGCCTTTCCACAGCCCCCTTCCCTTTCACCTTCAGGCAGCAGACCTCCAGGTTGACGTCGTGCCGTTTCAGGTTCACGAGCTCCGACACCCGCAACCCCGCGGCATAGAGCAGCTCCAGCATGGCCGCGTTTCTCGCGCCTGAAGGACGGGTCGTGTCCGGTGCGGTCAGAAGCCGCTCCACCTCCCCGACGGAGAGGATCTCCGGCAGTTTCATGCCGATTCTGGGAAGGTCGACCCGCCTGGCGGGGTCCTCGCTCAAAATTTCCTCCCGGACCAGAAAGCGGTAAAACCCCCTCAGGGCCACCAGATGCCGGGCCCGTGACCTGGCCGTGAGATGCGTCTTCGCCAGCTCGGCCATGTGATCGGCGATCAGGGGCAGGTCATCGGCGGAGACCCGCTCCACCCCCTTTGACCGCAGATAGTCAAAATACCGGGACAAGTCGTTGCCGTAGGCGGCAAGGGTCTTCCCGGAAAGACCCTTTTCAACGAGGAGATAGTTCAGGAATTGATCGGCGAGGGTATTGAAATAGGGCATACGCCGACCTCCGTCATACCGCTTCATATTCGGTGATCAGGGGGCGGTTGAGCATGTTCTCGTACAGGTCGATGTATTGCCTGGCGGTGACGTCGTAGTTGAAGGTGGCGGCGGCGTCCGTCATGATCCGCCGGATCTGCCGCTCCCGGATCTCGGGGGCCAGTGCATAAAACTGCATGGCCTCGCGAATGGCCCAGAACAGTCCGTCGGCATCGTAGGTCTCGAAGAGGAACCCGTTGCCCTTGTCTTCGGCCACGTTCAAATGGGTCACCGTATCGTGGATGCCGCCGGTGTCGTGGGCCACCGGGAGGCTGCCGTATATGGGGGCGATCATCTGGGGCAGCCCGCACGGCTCGAAGCGGGAGGGCATGAGAATGAAATCCGACGCGCCATAGGCCATGTGCTCGAGGTGTTCGTCAAAATGGCAGACGGCGATTCGGTTCTCGAACCCGTGAAACCGGGCGATATCCCTGAAATGGCGGTGATACGGACCATCCGCCACAAAGATGACCTGAAGCTTTTTTTCCCAATACTCCGATATCACGTGAAATAAAATGTCTGCCAGCAGCTGGCACCCTTTCTGAACGGGATCCAGCCGGGACGGCCAGAAAAAAAGCGGCGCGTTTTCATCCTCGATCAGCCCCAGGGATGCCTGGAGGAACCGCTTGTTCTCCTGTTTGGCCGAAGCATGGTCGTCGGGGCCGTAGGATTGGTGGATCATCCGGTCATCCCGGGGATTGAAGGAGGGGTCCGGTGAATTCAGAATTCCGGCGGCGCAACCGGCATGGTATTTTTGGGCCAGTTCGCTTCGGATCGAAGGCTCGACAAAATCATGACGCCCCTCGACGATCTCCCGGAGAAAAGTGTCGCTCACCGTGTTGACGAAATGTGCCGCGAAGATGCCGCTGGTCAGCAGGTCGATGAGGTTGGTGCCCCACGACTCGCCGTAATCCTGCGGCGGGCGTTCGTAATAAAGATGCCGCCAGAAGGAGGCGACGTCGATGCCCCGGTCTTCGATATGGGCGAGATAACATTTGACCGTGTGGATATTGTGGATGGTGAAAAGACAGGGGATGCCCCGCTCCCGGGCCATGGCCGGGATCAGGGCCGTCATCCAGTCGTTGCAGTGGATCAGGTCTGGCTTGACCCGGGGGACGATATAGTTGAGGACGTCCCGTTGAAAGGTCAGGGCCAGCTTTGTGTTCTCGAGGCCGTCCCCCGAATAGATTCGATTCAGGTAAAAAAAGGAGCTGTCTTCCACGAGATGAATCCGCTCCTCCGGAATGACCTCGAGGATCGTCCGCTGCTCCTTCTTGAGAAAGGGCGCCAGACGGTCGCTGAAGATGGCCCGGTAATCCGGCAGTGCGACATGAACATCCGCTCCCTGCTCGAACAGAGCGCTCACCAATGCCGCCGACACGTCGGCCAGACCCCCGGCCTTTGCAGTCAGCGTGTTGGCCAGACTCCCCATTCGATCCGGCAGATAAGTGACCTCCGGCGTCACGATCAAAATTCTCGGATTCCGCAGTGTTGCCGCCATGGTTATCCTTTCCGCAGGAATGAAGTTTCCATCCCCGCTTCCGCGACGTTATCGATCAACAGGCCCCCGTGCCGACAGCGCGGTTATCGTTACATTCATGTCGAATCCCTGTCAGGCCCAAAGGAGCAGGCCCGGCTGGAACCTCGCCCACGCGTCCCCGGCCGGAAGCACCCGGGCCGTGAAGCCGTACCGACCCGAAACCCGGCAGGTAATGTCACAGGCATAGAGATATCGGCCGCCGCCGTGGGCTTCGAGCATTTCCATCTTCTTGGCCTTTCCCGACATCACGCGATCCGCCGACTGCACCAGGCCGTAAAAAAGCTCTACGGTCACGTCTTCCGGCGCCAGGTCCCCCAGGTCGACCAGCGTGGTCATGTGAAGTTTCTCCCCCACCCGAAAAGGCCCTTCGGTCTCCTGAATCGGCGGTTGAATTCGAATGTCTCCCCACAGGGCGTTGACTTTTTTCCTCTGGGCCGCCAGTTTCCGGGCGCGGCTCGCCCCCTCCGACAGAAGTTCGAACAGGTGTTCCCGGGCCGGGTCGTAAAAACGGCCGTTGTACTCGGCGACCATCCGGTGGCTGCAGAAGATCCCCATGCCCATTTTCATCGAGTTCTTCATCATCTTGACCCATCGGACGGGGATATCCCCATTCTTTCGATCATAAAAACAGGGCACCACCTCTTCCTCGAGGACGTTGAAAAGGGCCTGGGATTCCACGGCGTCCTGGTAGGCGGGGTCGACGTACTCCTCCCCGCTGCCGATCTTCCATCCCCGGTTCTCGGCATACCCCTCGCACCACCACCCGTCCAGAATGCTGCAATTCAAAACACCGTTGATGGCCGCCTTCATGCCCGAGGTGCCGCAGGCTTCCAGCGGGCGCCTGGGGGTATTGAGCCAGACGTCCGCGCCTTGAACCAGAAACCGGGCCACATGGATGTCGTAGTCCTCGATGAAAACGATGCGGTTCCGGATCTCGGACTTGCGGGCGAACTGCACCAGACGTTTGATCAGTTCCTTGCCTTCGTGGTCCCTCGGGTGAGCCTTCCCGGCGAAAATGAACTGGACCGGTCGGTTCTTGTCCGTCAAAAGGGCCTCGAAGCGCTCCGGGTCCTGCAGGAGCAGGTTGGCGCGCTTGTAAGTGGCAAAACGCCGGGCAAAGGCGATGGTCATGATGTCCTGATCCAGGACCAGCTCGGCATCCCGCAACATCTCCTTGGGGGCGTTCCGCCGTTTGTACTGGCGCATCATGAGTTTGCGGCAGGTTCGGATCAGACGGGCCCGGCACATCACATGGGCCCGCCACACCTCTTCTTCGTAGATGTCGTCCACCCGCCTGATGTTGCCGGGATTGGAGGGGTGATGGTGCCACTCCGGCCCGATATAGCGCTCGAATAGCAACGCGAGCTCCCGGGAGAGAAAGGAGGGGATGTGCACGCCGTTGGTCACGTGGCTGATGGGAATCTCGTACTCCGGAACCTCCGGCCACACATGGGTCCACATGCGGCGGGCCACCTGGCCGTGGAGTTCGCTGACGCCGTTGCAGTAGCGCGCCATATGGGCGCCCAGGACAAACATGGAGATGGGTGAATCCGGCGGGGCCCCCTGGGCCTGCCCCCATGACAGGATTTCGTCCGCCGTGGCGCCGATGCGTTCCTCCAGGGGAACGAGATAGGGCCGGATCAGCTCCACGGGAAATTCCTCGTTTCCCGCGGACACGGGGGTATGGGTCGTGAAAACGGTGGTTCGGGGGATGATTTCGAGGGCGGTTTTCAGGTCCACATGATGGTTCTCCCGAATCTGGGCGATACGCTCGAGGCTGGAGAAAGCCGAATGCCCTTCGTTCATGTGGCAGACGGCCGGATGGATATCGAGAGCGGCCAGCGCCCGCATGCCGCCGATGCCCAGGAGCATCTCCTGGGCGATGCGCATCTTTTCCTCCCCGATATAGAGCTTTGAGGTGATGTCCCGAATCTCCCTTGGATTGACGGAGACATTGCTGTCGAGAAGGTAGAGCGGAACGCATCCGACATTCAGACGCCAGACCGCGGCGGTGATGTCGCCGTCCGGACCGGCGACGGAGACATAGAGGTCGTCTCCCCTGGCGTCTTTTGCCTTTTCGATGGGAAGCTGGTAGATGTCGGTCTCGGGATACTCCTCCTGCTGCCACCCGTCCTGGTCGAGAAACTGCCGGAAATAGCCCTGGCGGTATAACAACCCGACACCCACCAGGGGCAGATCCATGTCAGAAGCGGCCTTCAGGTGATCCCCCGCCAGGATGCCCAACCCGCCGGCAAAGAGCGGAATGCTCTCGTGGATCCCGAATTCCATGGAAAAATAAGCGACGGCGTACCGACGGGCCGGCAACGAACCATTGTCGCCCCGGCCGGCGCAGGCAAGCTTCTGGAACTGGGACCGGACCCGTTCCTGGTGACTCAGAAAGCTCTTGTCCGCGGCCAGCTCCTCCAGCCGTTTCTGGGGAATATAGGTCAGAAAAAGAATAGGGTTTCGCCCACACCCGTCCCACAGCCGGGGGTCGATGCGGCGAAACAGCTCGACGGCGTCATACTGCCAGCACCACCAGATATTTCGGGAAAGGACCTCCAGAAAGGAGAGGGCCTCGGGGATGTCGGGCAAAACGCGAAAGGTTTGCAGATGGCTCATAAACTCAACTTGTAATTTCGATTTCAGGTTATCGCCCCCGATTTCGGGGACGGCGATCAACTCATGAAAGTGTTATTACCCAATCGAGCCGTATAAATCAAGGGGATAACCGTGCGTCCCACGTCGCTCAGAAATCGACACCCCCCGAAAGAGAGCGGCTTCGGACATCTTGATGGACCGAGGCGGGTGTGGTAGATGAGAAAGCCGGATGGGCTTCAATCTCAACTTTCGATTTTCATAGGCCGGTGCCGGACTTTCATAGGCCGGTGCCGGGAGGATACGGCCCTCGCCCAGCGCGGTTTCGTTCAAGTGCCGCTAAAGCTTGCTCCGGGCGGCCCGGAAACTCGCTTCGCTCAAACAGTCCGGGCCGCTGATCCTCCGCGGCGCTTAAGCGGCACGGGCCGTATCCTCCCGGCACCTCTATCCGGTCACCATCATGCTTATTGACGGCTTGGATGAGCAGACGAAACGAGGCGTGAATGACGACAGTAAACACCATCGCCATGCTGGGCTCTTTCCCGCCTCTCCGGGGCGTGAGCGGCTACTGCCTTGAACTGGCCGCCGCCATGGCCGAGCGCGGCCGGGTCGACTTCATCTCCTTCAGGGAGATGTATCCCCGCGCCCTCTATCCCGGCGGCGACCTGGCGGACGATACCACCTTTCCGGAGGTTTTTCATCCCCGGTTGACGGTACGCCGCCGCCTGACCTGGTACGACCCCGCCGGCTGGATTAAGGCGGGGCTCGGGACCCGGGCCGAACTCCTTCACGCCCAGTGGTGGAGCCTGCCGCTTGCGCCGGTCTACATGACGATCTGCGCCGGGTTCAAGGCCCGGAAAAAGCCCGTGGTCTTCACCGTTCACAACGTGCTTCCCCACGAAACCGCTCCGGCTTATATCGCGGCGTCCCGCGCCCTTTTCACCCTGGGGGACCGTTTCATCGTCCATACCGAGAAAAACCGTCGTCAGCTCGCAGCCCACTACGGCATCCCTGAATCCCGGATCAGCAGGATCCCCCACGGCACCCTCGATTTCCAGGCCCGGTCCGGCAAAAGCGACGGCACCTTTCGAACAGATATGGGCATTGGCCCCGAGGAGAAGATCGTCCTCCTGTTCGGAGCCGTCCGACCTTATAAAGGTGTCGATACGGCCCTGAAGGCCCTTGCCGAAATCCTGAAAATCAGAGCCGACGTGCGCCTGGTGATCGCCGGAAAATTGTGGGAAAGCTGGGCGCCATACGAATGCCTCATCCGGAAGTTGGGGCTTTACGACCACGTCCTGCCGATTCTCGACTACATTCCGTCGGCCGGGGTCCATCGGCTCTTCACCGCAGCGGATCTGGTCATCCTGCCTTATCACCATTTCGACAGCCAGTCGGGGGTCGCGGGCACGGCCCTGGCTTTCCGAAAACCCATGATCGTCTCGGCTGTGGGCGGCCTCCCGGACCTGGTGAAGAACCCGGCCTGCGTGGTCCCCCCACAGAACCCCGCGGCCCTTGCCCGGGCGGTCGTCCGCTGCCTCCAAGACCCGAACCGACTCCGATCTCTGGCAGCGGACGCCCATGCCCTCAGCCGGGATTTTTCCTGGAAGGCCATTGCCAAAGCCACCTTCCTGGTGTATAAGGATGCCTGTAAAAAGTTATAGGGGTTTAATCCCACCGCTAAGGAACCGACAGTGAGCTATCTCAGGGAAGTGTTGCCCAAAATACCGCGATACGCCGCGGCCTACAGGGGATGGGCTACGCCGGGGACGCCCCTCAACCTGACCTTCTCCGTCACCAACCAGTGCCAGTCACGCTGCAAAACCTGCGGCATCTGGCGGATCTACCGAGACGATCCCGCAAAGCGGCAGACGGAGCTGACCTTGGAGGAGATCGAAAAGATCTTCCGATCCCTGGGGCACGTCTACGTGTTCAATGTCAGCGGCGGCGAGCCGTTCCTGCGCAAAGACCTTCTGGAGATCATCCGGCTCGCCTGCATCCACCTGAGCCCCGGCATCATCCACATCCCCACGAACGGGCTTGCGGTGGACCGTATTGTGGCACAGACGCAGGAAATTCTCTCATACCTGAAGCGCCGTTGTCCCCATGTCCGCCTCACGATCAAGCCCAGCCTCGATCATCTCGGCGAAAAGCACGACGAGATCCGGGGCGTTCCCGGCAATTTCGAGAAGGTCATGGCGCTGTTCCACCGTCTCAAGGCCCTGCAGGCGGACCATCCCCGATTCCATCCGGAGCTCGGCACGGTGATCTCCCGATGGAACGTCAACGACATCCAGAGGATCGCCGCCTTCGTCACCCGGCTCGGCACCGACAGCTACCGGAACGAGATTGCGGAGCAGCGCTCGGAGATGCTCAACCAGGCCGATCCCATCACCCCGGATCCGGATCAGTATGAAACGGCCATCGATTTTTTCGTGAAGCAGATCAAAACCCACATGGAGCGAAAGGTGCTGTTCCAGCGAATCACCCATGCGTTTCGTCTGGTCTACTATACGCTGGCCGTCGGCATCCTCCGGGAAAACCGCCAGATCATCCCCTGCTACGCCGGCATCACCAATGCCCACCTGACCCCGTACGGCGACGTCTGGGCATGCTGCACCCTGGGTTACGACAAGCCCATGGGCAGCCTCCGGGATTATGGATATGACTTCAAGGCCCTCTGGAACAGCCCCCGGGCCGACACCGTGCGACGGTTCATCCGGGAAGGCCGCTGCGCCTGCCCCATGGCCAACCAGGCCTATTCCAACATCCTGATGCACCCGCCGTCCCTGACCCGGGTCGTCCGAGAGATCGTCGGTGTTGGATGATTCCGGTCAACTGCCGGAAAACCCGAATTCACCAATATGGGAAACGGGGTTCAAAGGATAATGTTCATCTACACCGAAAGGTTGTAACTTGAAGATTCTTGTCACCGGAGGAACGGGGTTCATTGGTATGCATTTCCTGAAGATTCTGGCGGCGAAATCCCATAAAGTCTACTGTGTGGTTCGAAACCCATCTGCATTGGATTCAGCCTGTTTTGTCGGCCAAGGCTTCAATGTAATCATGGGTGATCTGACCGACACAGGTACATATCCCCGACTGCCCAAGGATATCGACATTGTCGTTCATATGGCAGCGGTCCTTGGGGCATGGGGCATTGCAGAATCTCACGTCCTGGCCAACAATGTCACCGCAACCGAGCTTCTGTTAGATTGGTTTGGTAGAAGCAAGGGGATGCAGTTTGTATTCGTCAGCACCCCCGGGGTCCAGGGTTTAGGGCATCAATGCGCCCCGGAAACAGCAGCGTATCACCCAAGGGCGCTGTATGAAATCAGCAAGGTCATCGCCGAAAAAAGAGTGATTAATCATCATTATCGTCCCAAGCAGTTCTGGACGATTCTTCGACCGGATTTTGTTTATGGCCCGGGGGACAGGCGCAGGATAAGGCTTTACAGTAAAATCAAGAACCGTCTCTGGATCAGGTTCGGTAGCGGCGGCAACGTGCTTCGGCCCACCTTCGTGGAGGACGCCGCCCGAGCGATTTATGCCTGCATCGGACATCCGGGCGCCCGGCGCCGGGTTTTCAATGTCGGCGGACCGGAGCTGATCACGGTTCAGGCCTATACGGACACCATCGCAAAGCTTCTCGACGTAAAAATTCCAGAGCTGAGGGTTCCCGTGCCGGTACTGAAACTCGCGGGGGCCTTCTTCGAGGCATGGGCGGAACCCACCGGAACCCAGCCTTTCATGACGCGGAGTCAGGTCGATTTTCTGACCCGAGATCACGGGACGGACATCGACAGCATCAGACGACATATCGGTTTTTCGCCTAACGTCGAGTTCGAGGAGGGTATGCGACGAACATTGGAATGGGCTTCGAAAACTCATCTGCTATGAAGAAAATAAATGTATTTACCGCCAGCTGGGGACAGCTTCACGGTCGACATTCGAATATGGGTGATATCATAATTTTCGAAGCTTTGGTGGATATTCTTAAATCTATAAAGTCGGTTGGGAGAATATATTGTTACAGCTCAGACCCATCTTACACCGACGAACGATACGACGTTCAGTCTACCAATCCGTTTACACTGAAGGGATTGCTCAGAACGATACGAAATTTGCACAGATCCGAGCTGGTGCTATTGGGCGGGGGAGAACTGGTTCAGACTCAGTCCAGCTTTCTTTACTTAGTCGCAAATCTCGCCCCCGGTCTGCTGTCATGGATTTTTGGAAGCCGTTGTCTGGCCGTTGGGGTAGGTATTGCAAATGAAGGCGAAATTTCTCGAATTGGTAGAATAATTGCTCGCTTCGTACTCAACAGAATCGACCGTATCTGCGTCAGAGAGCGCACATCATTTAGGAACGCTCTTGACATCGGCATAAAGCACAAAAAGCTGATGTTGACCGCAGACCTTGCGTTCCACTTTGCGAACCTAAAAATGCTCTTCCCTCCTTCTCGGATCAGGCCTCAAACTATTCTGCTGTGTCCCCGTTATACCAAAAAACGACATGGCGATTTCCTGCCTTCATGGATCAAACGGAAGCTGAATCGAAAAATTATAGATCAGGACTTTCACGCGTCCGCTACATGCTTTGCCGACCTTCTGAATCAGCTCTGCAACTCTTATAAAGTGATCATCTTGCCTGTTTACCAAAGCCGGAATAGCTCAAGTGAAGACACCTTATTTGCCCACAAGATTGTTGAAACAGCCGGCTTCCCCGATAATGCTGAAATTTACGAAGGAGCGATAACGACGGATGCAATCATGCGTTTGATGAGCAAAATTGATGTCGTAGTAGCGGTGCCGTTGCATGGTCTGATAATGGCAGCGGTGAACCGA harbors:
- the xerD gene encoding site-specific tyrosine recombinase XerD, whose protein sequence is MPYFNTLADQFLNYLLVEKGLSGKTLAAYGNDLSRYFDYLRSKGVERVSADDLPLIADHMAELAKTHLTARSRARHLVALRGFYRFLVREEILSEDPARRVDLPRIGMKLPEILSVGEVERLLTAPDTTRPSGARNAAMLELLYAAGLRVSELVNLKRHDVNLEVCCLKVKGKGAVERLVPIGLHAREKLIFYLETARPLLLKGCDSPVLFVARAGKPMTRQGFWKILKQYADRSGIRKRITPHSFRHAFASHLLENGADLRSIQMMLGHADISSTQIYTHVARKRLQEIHEKYHPRG
- the glgP gene encoding alpha-glucan family phosphorylase — translated: MSHLQTFRVLPDIPEALSFLEVLSRNIWWCWQYDAVELFRRIDPRLWDGCGRNPILFLTYIPQKRLEELAADKSFLSHQERVRSQFQKLACAGRGDNGSLPARRYAVAYFSMEFGIHESIPLFAGGLGILAGDHLKAASDMDLPLVGVGLLYRQGYFRQFLDQDGWQQEEYPETDIYQLPIEKAKDARGDDLYVSVAGPDGDITAAVWRLNVGCVPLYLLDSNVSVNPREIRDITSKLYIGEEKMRIAQEMLLGIGGMRALAALDIHPAVCHMNEGHSAFSSLERIAQIRENHHVDLKTALEIIPRTTVFTTHTPVSAGNEEFPVELIRPYLVPLEERIGATADEILSWGQAQGAPPDSPISMFVLGAHMARYCNGVSELHGQVARRMWTHVWPEVPEYEIPISHVTNGVHIPSFLSRELALLFERYIGPEWHHHPSNPGNIRRVDDIYEEEVWRAHVMCRARLIRTCRKLMMRQYKRRNAPKEMLRDAELVLDQDIMTIAFARRFATYKRANLLLQDPERFEALLTDKNRPVQFIFAGKAHPRDHEGKELIKRLVQFARKSEIRNRIVFIEDYDIHVARFLVQGADVWLNTPRRPLEACGTSGMKAAINGVLNCSILDGWWCEGYAENRGWKIGSGEEYVDPAYQDAVESQALFNVLEEEVVPCFYDRKNGDIPVRWVKMMKNSMKMGMGIFCSHRMVAEYNGRFYDPAREHLFELLSEGASRARKLAAQRKKVNALWGDIRIQPPIQETEGPFRVGEKLHMTTLVDLGDLAPEDVTVELFYGLVQSADRVMSGKAKKMEMLEAHGGGRYLYACDITCRVSGRYGFTARVLPAGDAWARFQPGLLLWA
- a CDS encoding alpha/beta hydrolase codes for the protein MTDMTTIDYGPLDRPEITAVLFHPRAEGPLGGGDDAPEITVSIPVEEGVEIGGRFHIAGKTAPNILFFHGNGEIVSDYDDLGPVYNRMGINFLPVDYRGYGRSTGSPTVTAMMRDCHIILGFTLKWLSDNGCTGPLAVMGRSLGSASALELAACYEDGIHGVIIESGFAWAGPLLALLGVDVAAVGFEEKKGFRNIDKIRSVTRDCLIIHAERDHIIPSGDGRALYEACGAARKRLLMIPGADHNDLLYVGYADYMDAVQTFIKGISGSAG
- a CDS encoding glycogen synthase; translation: MAATLRNPRILIVTPEVTYLPDRMGSLANTLTAKAGGLADVSAALVSALFEQGADVHVALPDYRAIFSDRLAPFLKKEQRTILEVIPEERIHLVEDSSFFYLNRIYSGDGLENTKLALTFQRDVLNYIVPRVKPDLIHCNDWMTALIPAMARERGIPCLFTIHNIHTVKCYLAHIEDRGIDVASFWRHLYYERPPQDYGESWGTNLIDLLTSGIFAAHFVNTVSDTFLREIVEGRHDFVEPSIRSELAQKYHAGCAAGILNSPDPSFNPRDDRMIHQSYGPDDHASAKQENKRFLQASLGLIEDENAPLFFWPSRLDPVQKGCQLLADILFHVISEYWEKKLQVIFVADGPYHRHFRDIARFHGFENRIAVCHFDEHLEHMAYGASDFILMPSRFEPCGLPQMIAPIYGSLPVAHDTGGIHDTVTHLNVAEDKGNGFLFETYDADGLFWAIREAMQFYALAPEIRERQIRRIMTDAAATFNYDVTARQYIDLYENMLNRPLITEYEAV
- the ettA gene encoding energy-dependent translational throttle protein EttA, with product MSEPGNKVIYSMIGVSKFHNKKPIIKDISLSYFYGAKIGVLGLNGAGKSTLLRIMAGVDTDYNGETILSEGYTVGFLEQEPLVDVDKTVRAVVEEGVRETVDLMNEFNRINEQFAEPMSDDEMDRLLKRQGEVQDKLDALDAWDLDARLEMAMDALRCPPGDTPVSVLSGGERRRTALCRLLLQKPDILLLDEPTNHLDAESVAWLEHHLQNYAGTVIAVTHDRYFLDNVAGWILELDRGYGIPWKGNYSSWLEQKHKRLAKEEKQESQRRKTLEREMEWIRMSPKGRRSKSKARITAYESLLKQETEKRNEDQEIYIPPGPRLGNEVISAESVTKAYGDLLLMEDLSFAVPPGAIVGVIGPNGAGKTTLFRMITGREKPDAGTFKVGDTVSLAYVDQSRDVLSPEKNIWETISDGKDTITLGNREVNSRAYVARFNFSGSDQQKKVGMLSGGERNRVHLARILKQGANVLLLDEPTNDLDVNTMRALEEALENFAGCAVVISHDRWFLDRIATHILAFEGESQVIWFEGNYSDYEKDRKARLGADADVPHRIRYRRLTRT